TGTTACATCAGCGTAACGAACTCAGCTGCACTATGGCGCCAGCGATGGAAGCACCAGTGACAGCTGTCCATCGGAAGAATTGAAACATTCGTTGTTTCAAATCCAACTGGTAAATGCGTAACCCCAGACCGCGCAACACAGAACTAAGTAATGCGTTTCTATTTAGACGCGCACACTTTTACatgtaattttaaaaaaaactaagATAaattaaagtaaaaataaaaatacctcagaaaaacacacacacaccagGCGTATTTGTGCGGATCCCTTTTTATAATAGCTAAACTTTTGAAGAGGTGTAACCCAAATGTACAGCTGATAAAATATGGCTAGTGGAACGATCATGTTTAAGCAGCGCTATGATTGTGTTTATGTTTATATGCCCCCATACATTTAGTAACACGCCTTTGACTTTGCTCCTCCGGAAGGGGTATATTTTAGCGCATATGAATTGCTTGCAACCTGTCCAAGAACGGTAGGAATGGTACGATGTTTCATCGATATATTTGACCCACTTGAAAGgaaatacatatgcatgtttgTATGCTGATCCGCTCTGGCGATTTCCCCAAGTGGGAAATATTTCAAACAGTTTCGCTCACGCGAATATTACTTTGAATTTGGCTCAAGTGTGACAAAGTGTACATCTCAGGAAGGAATTACCTTtcccatttccccccccttttttttttttctgtgcgcATCTTTTAAACGCCCTTTTTTAAGAccactttaatttttttttttttgcgaatttCCAACTTGGGTTGCTAACTGATAATCCCCACTGGGGCATGCACATCGGAGTGTCACAAGGAAGGGTTgctctcctttttaattGAGTGGCCTACGATCTGTTATAGTGAAGTATCCAAGTATAGGTAGCGCAGAGGCCGAGCGGACAGAGCCAATTGCGCATCAACCATTACAATAATTACACTACATAGGGGAACGTAGGAAACCATCAAAATGACAATCGAATTTGTGGTAAATCTGGAAAATCACAAGAGAAGAATATGGAGCATTTGTTGGAGCCCTGATGGAAATTTCCTGGCGTCTGTAGGAGCAGACAAATATATAACCATATGGatgaaaacaaataaagacaaaataaaaaaaacaagtgaaAGCAATAAAGTTtggaagaaatttaaaatgttcGGAGAAGGCACACACAAATCAGGCAACATAAAATTTGATATATATGATATTATAGAAACAAATCATGAGAAATCACTTAGGCATATTGAATTTTCTCGAGATGGAAGCTTCTTTGTTGTTGCATCTTTTGATTCGAAATGTtctatttataaaaaaaataataatgataaatgGGTTTTTTACAAATCTTTGGAGGGGCACGAAAAGGAGGTTAAATGTGCCTCAATCCATCCCACCAACAAGTACATAGTAACCTGCGGAAGAGACAAAAGCATATGGATACACGCCAGGACGGATGAAGTCAGTAAGGAAGACGACAAGCACGATGCTAGCGCtacaaagggggggaaaatacTCACAAACGAGCTGCAAAACGAGGAACAGGTAAAAGAGGATTCACAGAATGTCGTGCAGACGGAGGCACAATGTAGCAACCATGGGGATGAGCAGACGAATGCAGAGCCCCCAAAATCCAATAACCAATTGGACGTCGACTTCGACTTCAACTTTGATGCTTATCTAACGGGGCATTCCGAAGACATAAAATTCGTCGCCTGGTGCCCTCTCAGCGAAAACACATTCATCTCGCTTTCGTATGATAactctttaaaaatttggaatAAACAAATAAGCGAGTGGAGTTGCGTACAGACCCTAAATGAACACACATCTGTGGTGTGGTGTGTTGCATTCAATTTTGATGGTTCTGAATTCGCAACCTGTTCAGATGATAAATCTATAAGAATATggaagagtgaaaaaaaggtttggtacaataaaaacaaatacCCTTTTCTCTACGAACATGtagtaaaggaaggaaggaaatcaTCAAATGAAAGCTCCTTGTGCGCGCTTATAAATAAGCCGAATAACACAATAGGGGGCACTGCCACTGGGGTGAAGAAGGTATTCGGAAATGATAGCCGAGGGTATAGTAACCATAATAGTAAGAGCAGTGCACATGGAAAGGGATCCAACGAACGAAATTTTCTCGATAGAACAGCAAAACTGTTTCGAAAGATAAGAAAACCGACGACCCAAGGGGCTGGTGAGAAATCCTCCGATGGTCCATCCAGTTTCTCTATATTAGATTAttcaaaggaagagaaagaggtGAGGACAGCCTTGAAGGTAGTTGTGCAGAATAATTTTGTCCCATTGTATTTCGATCATGgccttttcaaatttgtttacAAGTACTCTGATatggaaggggggaaagaaggggCAGGTGCACTGGGTGATACTTCGGCTGAGAAGAGAGAGGATAAAGGAGCTGATTCGGAAAAGGAATCCCCAAGTGGGGCACATCTCATCGCGAAAAACGAACAGGAAAACGAACAGGAAAACGAACCGGAAGATGAAACGAAAGATGGAACGAAAGATGAAACGAAAGATGGAACGAAAGATGAAACGAAAGATGGAACGAAAGATGAAACGAAAGATGAAACGAAAGATGAAACGAAAGATGGAACGAAAGACGAACCGAAGGACGACGAGTGCACCTCTAAGGTGTCCAAAGATGGAGTCGATCGACCCAACACACAAGACGAAGATATGCCGCACAAGGACGAGGAAAACGAAGAGTTAAAATTGAGCAACGAGGAAAAGACTAACAAAGAAAGTGGATGTACCACCACGCAAGACGAACAACAAACGAGTAACCCAATATCAGAAAACAACATCTCCTCTATGAACATAATTCCAAATCTTAGtgacaaagaaaaagatttaaaaaatgtatcgTTCGATGactggaaaataaaacatgTGATAGAAGGATACCACAAGAGAAGCATTAGCTACCTGGACTGGAACTCGTACGAGGATTTAATTGCGGCGTCCTCCTTTGACAACtctttgaaaatatttcagaAAAAAGTGGATACGTGGAATTTGATAGAGAATATCGAAAATGCTCATTTGAGTGATGTCAATTGTGTCGTGTGGTGCCCTCAGAAGTACCAGGACTACTTTTTGTTGGCCACCGCCGGCGATGACTGCGTTATTAACATATGGAAGTACACGAAGGGGTAAAGCGGAGAACAGTAACCTGGACTAGGGGCATACACCCACCTTATGGTGTTCTCGATGCACTTCTTTGTACCCCAAAgaaatgacatttttttaacccatTTTAACCACCTTTGGGGCCTCCTAGTAGAATTTTTTAAGCCCCCCTCCCCATTTTTATACCATTTCCCTGCCAGCTGTTTCGTGTCTGcccatatattatatatatatatatttttttttttttgtctcccCATTTGTGAACCAACACGCTATAATATCCTGCAACCCACCCTGTTACCATAACTCACAAGCTCGTAGGTGGACTCGCAGGAGGGCGAAGGTATGTATATCTGTATATGTGTGAATATGCGTGTATGCACGTATTAAGCACATATCGGCAGAAACGCCCTATGCCGAAGACAATTTGTATCGGTCAACTCACCAATTACGCTACTTAacacacatatttttatgtccAGTGAGTATGGcaaagtttttctttttttttttttttttgtcacgtGAAATGTGCTTATTACTTGGAAAAGCCATATGATTTGTGATCagtttttttaccccttgTACGGAcgcattaaaatttttaatttcgatGGGTTTCCCCGTTTTTATGTCACCTTGATGGGTGTTCCATGGTGATTCAAGTAAGAATGGTAAAAAGTGATGCACGAGGGGGTTAACCCAGGAACGTAATTTTCTCTCCAGTGGGAAAGTGCAAATATACACTTGttcccttcttcctccattcGCTTTAACGTTTGTAAAAAGGCTCGTCCGTTGGGCAATGCCCCTCTGATGATCTATCTCACCGGCGAAAGTATTAATGGTCAATTCGTGCAGGTCTATGCCCCCGCACAGGGAGTTTTGTTACACcctcaaatattttttctcctgcgTCCCTTCACCCCTCCCCTGAGAAGAAGCGGCGAGAAAATGGAATGGCTTTCCTACTATGTGCAATGTTTCCCCAGactgtactttttttcttttttttttttctgtttttttttttaatttcactTTTAGGATTAACAACATGCGCCTCATGTAGTCAATTGCAGGTGTctacaaaaatgggaagtacAATTCGCTTACAATTTCACCTCAAAATGGACGTACCAAAATGGTTTGAATTATGCTCCTAACAAAATGACACTGGATAGGGGACGATTTGGTGCTTACTCATGGGTGTGATATGTACATGTTTTCTGAGTGCCAAGAGTGGGGCTTCGCATAGAGTGTATTTTCTCTATTTAAAACTTTTGCgagagtgtttttttttttttttgcgagaATAGAAATAAGATCAACAACTGCATGCAATGTTCGCGCAAAAGagggaataaaagaaaaaaaaaagaaaagaaaagaaaaaagcgaGAGGAACAATCAGAGAGAGCCAAATGATGCGACCGCTCAATTTCCGCTCAATGGGGGGGCTAGTCTTCATGTGTACACATTCTCCGCTGCGTCAAATTTGCATTTtgctgcttcttttttttttttttttttttttttttttcacaggaAAAAAACCCGGTTGGAAGTGGGGCATATATAACAGGGCAAACAATTTAAATTGCGAGCCCGCGcgcgaaaaggaaagggaaagcaTTGTCTCACGCCTTCTACATTTTGCGACGTAAACTAAATCGTGTCCACGTTGATGCCCACTCACATGCTCATGCTCATGCTCacgttttcgtttttttcttttttttcttttttttcttaaataacGGAATGAATGAACCCACAGCGCAACTGCATGTGTACGTGAAtgcaaaaagtggaaataacAAACCGGCGAAGGCAAGCATAGGAAAATAAAGCGGAAGAGGAACGAGGACAAGTGGAACGGATGAAAGCAACTCCATTGTCACAACAAATCACTAgtatatgttaaaaaaaaaaaaaaaaaaaaaaaaagctgacACAGGTTTCCTTTTATGGTCgtccaaaatggaaacaaaAATAGACAAGGAAGGTAACTAAgataaacgaaaaaaagaaaaaaaaaaattcccttccAGTGATGATCCTTTTTGTAGAGGAAACGCCACAAGGGGGCGAAATcgcaaaagggagaaagaaatatgCAGACGTGCATATAGCTCTCTCCAACAAacccacatatatatacatacgtacatacatacgtacaaacatacatacgtacaaacatacatgcataataataataagcCATGTGTACTCACGCCCTTACATCCATATTGCCCCCTTTTCAGAAGGTCCCGGAGAAGACACACAGATTCTGCGAAAAAGATATAATTCAGAAAAGGATTTTAGCAGATCGTTCGAGGCGTACGAACGGGGAGAAACGAAATACGACGAAGAGGATAAGCATACTGCATCCCTACTTCATGGATattcatttaaaataaaaaaaaaaagtcctgttaaaaatgggaagaactATTTATGGTTAAATATGAAGGACAAGGCGAGACGGAGATCCGAGTCGGAGTACCACAACTGCGTTCGCAGAAACAATTCAAAACTTACTTGCTTCGTGAAAAAGtacatgaaatatttttctgacCTGAAGAGGAGAAGCTATAAAACCAGTTCTTATGGAAACAGTCCCAGCACTCGAGGTGGTTTCGCCAACCGTCTTGGAACGATGAGAAATAGCCCCAACTTTATTCCtcatatgaaaaaagggcTGTCTGATGAGAGTAATTTCAACTTTCAATCTGAGGATTCTTtatcaaaggggaaaatacaTGGGGGATCATTTCTCTATAAAGTGCTAAATTTGCTTGCAAGTCCATTTCGCTCTCTTCAGGAAAGGAACCGACTCAATAATGGCAATGGTAGCATCTGGAACGAAATAACCCCCCTGCTGATCTTCACAAACGCTTCGTCTGAAGAGGCATTCATGGACAAATTTTACgcctcctttcccttcaaaATGTTTGTATACTCAACGTTAATGATTTTAACCTCgttggttaattttttcattttgcattttGGTGTGTTCAGTTTTAAGCATACTGTGGGGAAAGGAGTAATATACCTGAACGTGTGTAAGCTACTCttggatattttttatttctccttttttgtcatttatatattttttttcagttcgaATTGCATAGAGAGAGTgtctctttatttttacaactcGTCCTACCTGTTTGCATCACTTCGAGTTTTATTTAATCTTCTTCTGATCCACATTCTTCCTCCGTCTGTGGCTATGAACGTGGCGGAGTCTACACGtgcaatatattttaatcCACCCCAGTGTGAGAAGGAGCAGATACAGCAAGAGGAGCAAGTAGGTTTGTCCAGCGTACACTCGATCGTCATTTTCATGAGCTGTACATATCTATGCGTACTGTGctccttaaaaaattacatgatCCTTTACCATTTTGCGCTAAGCTTTaaattctcccttttttgtatCCTCTGTGTGTTTACTCTTTGTGTGTACTCCTACGGTTACCTGCACTTTCCTTACAACGATGTGGTTGTCTTGTTTTGCTTCGCCCTGTTCGTGCTTgtattttccctcttctATGAGTATGGATTTGAGAAGAGAGACAGAGCTTCCTTCATGGGAAGGCACGAAGGTGAAGAGAACAGGCATGAGGGGAATAACAGAAGCGAGGATGAAAAcacagaaggaggaaaaaatacagaCGAGGGAGGAAacacagaagaaggagaaaatacggaagaaggggaaaacacgGACAGCGAAGAAAATGCCTATGAGGCAGACCGCAGGAAGATGGCGCGGCATTACATGACCAAGTACTTCTCCATCGACAACACCACACCCACTTCCCCCATCGAAGATATTTTGAACAATCTAAAATACTTGCTGGATCATATGAAGAAGCTGGAGGAAGATgccaatgaaaaaaaattatcagaaataagaaaaatgagagaaaaaataaaaatgtgtgaaaATATCCTTAGAACGCAAAATCTAAACGAAGTACAAATATGCAAGTATAGAAAATTTGAGAGAGTTTACAACATGTGGTGTATGGATAAAATCGAAAATAATTATTGCGAAAAAAACGATGAATGTAAATTTTACTTATCTCAAAGtcttaagaagaaaacatttaattcattttcaaATATTCATTCATTGTTATCGTCCAAATTTCAAGAACAGCACAACTATTCCTTCGAATGGAAATCCGATATTGAACATTTGTACAAGCGCAATGTCTTCATTTCCATTGGATATAAGCTGCTGTATCCGCTAGGTGTTTTAGAGGCGAGTTTCGACAAGGAGAAGCTGAAGAACTTCCTGTTGAAGATGTACTCTCTGTACAACGATGTGCCCTACCACAACAGCTTGCACGCCGCGCAGGTGAGTCGGTCCTGCAGGGGATTGTTCAGCGGTTCTGTCGTCATATAACTATACGCGAGCCCCCTCAGGGAAGAGACACGcacgtacatacgtatatatatatacgcacacCTATCTACATATCTGCATGCACGCGCATAATTACACACATGTGGTAAGGCCTTTTAAAACACCTTTGCATCTCCCCGCAGGTCGCGCACTTCAGCAAGAGCATGCTGTTCCTCCTGGACATCAATCACAAGATACCAGCCATCGACGAGTTCTGCTTGCACGTCTCCTCCCTGTGCCACGACGTGGGCCATCCGGGGCTGAACAACTACTTTTTAATCAACTCTGAAAACAACATAGCACTAACATACAATGACAACAGTGTGCTCGAAAATTATCATTGCTCTATCGTTTTCAAAacgttgaaggaaaaaaattgtaatattttcgaaaattatccatacaacatttttatgacttgcaaaaaaaatatcattagGGCTATCTTGTCAACAGACATGAAAAACCATTTCGAGTACATCTCCAACTTTCGCACATCCAAAGAATTTATCGACTTAGACATTTTAACAAGTGAACAGATATGGCAAATTTTCTCCCTCATTTTGAAGGCAGCAGATATTGGGCATGCAACATTAGATTGGAATAAACATTACGAATGGACACTAAAAATTAATGAGGAGTTCTACCTACAGGGCTTGCTAGAAAAATCGTTAAATATGCCTAACAGTTTTTTATGTGATATAAATTCTATTGATAAGTTATCCAACTCGCAAATTGGATTCCTGAAGCATTTGtgtattcctctttttaGTGAATTAAATTCCATCTCgaaaaatgatgaagttTACAATCACTGCATTTGCTCCATCGAGAATAATATAGAGCAGtgggagaagagaaaaaataaccaaAAGAGTCTGGGACTGCACGACAAGTACAGAGATGAAAATTTAATGGGCAGAATTAAGCTGCTAAAATTTGTGTGAGCGGGGGCGCGTCGCCCCGAAGTCATCACGCCACTGCGTTGCTATTTCTCCAATTCGTTACTCCTTCACTTTGTTAATTTGTCAGTTTGTTACTTCACCACTTGTTTAATCCACCACTTTGTTACTTCACCACTGTgttattttactttattattattattattttatttattttttttgtttattgaAACGAATCGGTCGATTTCTACAACCCAGTGACTTTCTCCAGTTGACAAATTGTTTTCCATCTGGGGGGgtcccctttttaaaatttatccGCTTCGCTTCACTTGTAAGCAACCACAATCTCTATAAAGAACGTTGCCGTCTGTGTGAACGTGCACATATCCACCGCAaggggaacaaaaaaatggtctACCACTTGGAATGAGTACCACATTGGTTTATTCGCACACGTCAGAAGTGGTGGcaattgttcattttgggGAGAACCAAGCTGGTAGGTCCTCTTCAACGCTgctgtttcatttttgtgatttttgtcacttttttttttttttttttttttttttttttttttttttttactcctctATATACTTAtcgaggaggaaaaaatttcccacATTTAATAGCCATtcgaaatgaaaatattagGAGCAAAAGTAGCTCCCTCCctttgttgaaaaaaaatattgctcCATTTTAAGCATAAAGACGAGAATCCATACGAACAGCTGCATTTGTTactatgtgtgtatgtgggGGGAAAGGCATAAGAAAAAACTGATCAGTTGGTAacaatacatatatactcaCCAGAAAGACAAGAATGCATTGGTTAGCTTCCCTTTTGTTATGGGCACCCCTTTCCACCTATATGTGCAGACATGTCCACTTAAAGACAAGCGGCTTTATCCCGGTTCATAATTGGAGACTGtggaaaagcaaaagaatAAATGTACGAAAAAATGTCTGCACAGGTaaaagttgcaaaaaaaaaacaccacacatttttgttgggaaggaaataattatAGGCACTCGGGACTCCCCACTAGCAATAAAACAATCGGAAAAGGTTCGAACAAAACTTGaagcatattttaaaaaagttaacaaaaatgtgaaaatcaCTTTGAAGTCTATCAAAACAATGGGGGATAATATTTTGGATCAAAAGGTTGATCTTTTTGGAGGGAAAGGAATATTCACAAAAGAATTGGATGAGGAattaataaaaggaaaagttcaCATTTGTGTGCATTCGTTGAAGGACGTTCCGATGGAATTACCAGAACAAGTACAACTATCCTGCTTCCTAAAAAGAGACACAATAAATGATGCCTTCTTATCGGT
This DNA window, taken from Plasmodium knowlesi strain H genome assembly, chromosome: 13, encodes the following:
- a CDS encoding cytosolic iron-sulfur protein assembly protein 1, putative, which codes for MTIEFVVNLENHKRRIWSICWSPDGNFLASVGADKYITIWMKTNKDKIKKTSESNKVWKKFKMFGEGTHKSGNIKFDIYDIIETNHEKSLRHIEFSRDGSFFVVASFDSKCSIYKKNNNDKWVFYKSLEGHEKEVKCASIHPTNKYIVTCGRDKSIWIHARTDEVSKEDDKHDASATKGGKILTNELQNEEQVKEDSQNVVQTEAQCSNHGDEQTNAEPPKSNNQLDVDFDFNFDAYLTGHSEDIKFVAWCPLSENTFISLSYDNSLKIWNKQISEWSCVQTLNEHTSVVWCVAFNFDGSEFATCSDDKSIRIWKSEKKVWYNKNKYPFLYEHVVKEGRKSSNESSLCALINKPNNTIGGTATGVKKVFGNDSRGYSNHNSKSSAHGKGSNERNFLDRTAKLFRKIRKPTTQGAGEKSSDGPSSFSILDYSKEEKEVRTALKVVVQNNFVPLYFDHGLFKFVYKYSDMEGGKEGAGALGDTSAEKREDKGADSEKESPSGAHLIAKNEQENEQENEPEDETKDGTKDETKDGTKDETKDGTKDETKDETKDETKDGTKDEPKDDECTSKVSKDGVDRPNTQDEDMPHKDEENEELKLSNEEKTNKESGCTTTQDEQQTSNPISENNISSMNIIPNLSDKEKDLKNVSFDDWKIKHVIEGYHKRSISYLDWNSYEDLIAASSFDNSLKIFQKKVDTWNLIENIENAHLSDVNCVVWCPQKYQDYFLLATAGDDCVINIWKYTKG
- a CDS encoding cGMP-specific 3',5'-cyclic phosphodiesterase alpha, putative; translated protein: METKIDKEEGPGEDTQILRKRYNSEKDFSRSFEAYERGETKYDEEDKHTASLLHGYSFKIKKKSPVKNGKNYLWLNMKDKARRRSESEYHNCVRRNNSKLTCFVKKYMKYFSDLKRRSYKTSSYGNSPSTRGGFANRLGTMRNSPNFIPHMKKGLSDESNFNFQSEDSLSKGKIHGGSFLYKVLNLLASPFRSLQERNRLNNGNGSIWNEITPLLIFTNASSEEAFMDKFYASFPFKMFVYSTLMILTSLVNFFILHFGVFSFKHTVGKGVIYLNVCKLLLDIFYFSFFVIYIFFFSSNCIERVSLYFYNSSYLFASLRVLFNLLLIHILPPSVAMNVAESTRAIYFNPPQCEKEQIQQEEQVGLSSVHSIVIFMSCTYLCVLCSLKNYMILYHFALSFKFSLFCILCVFTLCVYSYGYLHFPYNDVVVLFCFALFVLVFSLFYEYGFEKRDRASFMGRHEGEENRHEGNNRSEDENTEGGKNTDEGGNTEEGENTEEGENTDSEENAYEADRRKMARHYMTKYFSIDNTTPTSPIEDILNNLKYLLDHMKKLEEDANEKKLSEIRKMREKIKMCENILRTQNLNEVQICKYRKFERVYNMWCMDKIENNYCEKNDECKFYLSQSLKKKTFNSFSNIHSLLSSKFQEQHNYSFEWKSDIEHLYKRNVFISIGYKLLYPLGVLEASFDKEKLKNFLLKMYSLYNDVPYHNSLHAAQVAHFSKSMLFLLDINHKIPAIDEFCLHVSSLCHDVGHPGLNNYFLINSENNIALTYNDNSVLENYHCSIVFKTLKEKNCNIFENYPYNIFMTCKKNIIRAILSTDMKNHFEYISNFRTSKEFIDLDILTSEQIWQIFSLILKAADIGHATLDWNKHYEWTLKINEEFYLQGLLEKSLNMPNSFLCDINSIDKLSNSQIGFLKHLCIPLFSELNSISKNDEVYNHCICSIENNIEQWEKRKNNQKSLGLHDKYRDENLMGRIKLLKFV